From the genome of Clavelina lepadiformis chromosome 2, kaClaLepa1.1, whole genome shotgun sequence:
aatttttcatttatttgcacgggtttgcgaaatatgagcaatgggccttattagacACAGGTACCTTAGATGTTTGGCATCAGAGACAACTTAACCCTTTGAATCACcgtaattcaaaaaaataacaataacttaaGTCTACGTAAAAAGACTTTTGTATTTGTTCCCGAAATtgggtgaattaaacaaaaagaataatCGGTCCAAGAGAACCCATATAATTTAAAGGCATCCAACGAAAATTGATGTTTCCTTGTAAGTTactgtatttttgatttctctGCTGTTATGCTGTTTGGGTAAACGCACGCAGGCGAATTAGTGTACTAGTATGATTCTATCTACGTCCTCTCCACAACCAAATCACACTCAAACaatggcaaagtttttcttttttcacacCACGATGGTTAGGCTGAAGTACAacaaaacgaaacaattttaagaaaaaagctgCAACGCTTAGTgtaatattgcatttaaatggcataacaaattgcacaaaagattcaaaataataaatcaaaatggaTACATATACTCTCTCTACCCAACAACAAAAAGGATTGGAGTGAATGCAATAGCTAGGGCTGCTAGGCTCACAATATAGGCGgggattatacagttgtcgattTATCATCGCTCATCAGTTAGTAAATCTGGACAAACGTATCTGGCGCTTTGGTATAGGTTAAACAGCAGGATATTTGTTTACTATTGCAACATAAATTGTAAATACTATAAACAGGTAAAGAGTAAGTACTAGGTTATGACGACTACAACGTATTCAAGATGACGAAAAGTTTGctctgaaagaaaacaaaaatcttacacTTTGAGTAACAAATcggaaaaaatgcaaaattaactgCTGCTTGAACTGAACACTCCGCCCCATTCACAAGATTGTCGTGGACAAAAGTAAACACGAAGCAGCGTCAGCTTTCATTTTAACTCTGCTTCGAAGCGACGACTTTTTTTAGGCTTAAccttgacctgaagtaacctctAACGGACCTGAGCTCAGATGGCGTCGCTTTTGAATGAATTGTCCTTGAGATTTTGCGTCTTTCCTTGCAATGACGAAACACTGAAAGAAAAGATGAAGTCGAAGATGGATtcgatttttcagaaaaactttAGCAGCAAAGCAACGTACCTTCCAATGTGTTGAAACAGCGACGGTTTGTGAGGAGGCATTTTTAGCTCTCTCCTTTTATTGCACTGTTGGGCGTTCTCGTCATAGCTGCAGACCGCTGACGCAACGTAGTCCAGCTGGAAAAATGAACGATAAAGGTTCAATAAGGTGCAGGCAATAACAAAACCCCCATCAACCAGTCCATGAATGGATCGTAAGGTATGAGCACACCAAAGGAAAACACAGTTGCTGTCGTTTCTAAATTGCTTTTTCATCCcatcaaatgttttaaacttaacaaatcGAAGCACagcttaaaaaattaattgcagaAAGGTTATAGGTTAACATAGAAAAACTATATAGCTGACGCCTTATTGGGTGCACGTTAAATTCCGAATAACCACATAACACTTGACGAATTTCGGTAGTTTTTTTTGGACACATTGGCTCGGCCTAGGCCTACTCAGCAAAAGTCGTTATGCTCGAAGCGTATACGGcggaaaaacaaaactgctCAACAAAGAATCTTTTCATTCGTGTAAGCTGCCAACATACCTGCAGCCAGTCGAGCGGTTTTTTATTCCAGAACGTGTGGATGAACGAAGCATATGATGGAAGAGTTTCGGCGCGGAAAAGTTTTCCAATCGCtcccaaattacaaaaagaaatataaaagtaattttccaTCGATCTTCGGTTAGCCTCctgcatagaaatcatattattCAACCCATGGCACACATTGAGCATAAGGTATAGTTaacttttcttaaaatgacGAAGACTTAATTAGAAAGCAGAAGTgacctttaaaaacaaattgggGGTCTTATTATCCTACCGTCACCCACAACGCAGCAACTATTACGTCACCTTCATTATCGCTCCGATGTACCCATGGCTggctatgacgtcatcttcCATCATGAGGTAATATTTAGGTGAAAGGTTATAGATGTACATCATGAGGAAGATTTGATCCAGATTCTGTTTCGATCTCCACTTCACTCGCTCCAGCGCGTCGTTAAAACTGGACTGAAGCACTTTTTCCCATGGGGGGTAGTAACTTTTAGGTGGACTAATTAGCTGCAACAGAAATTTGTGAGATTGGCGGGGGTAAAAACAATCGCTAAAATCAAACATATCAAAATGGCCAGCTATTACTCAACAAACTCACAAAAATAGGAACAATACAGTTTGACAGCGTAGTCtaaaagcaaatatagttTCCTTTCGGGATGAGCGATAATCGTGATGTCACCGAAGTAGTACTAAATAATTCAACTCTAAACTTTCAGTTTTCATTCATAAACTTATGTATAGTTACTTAGCCCGTGGTTGTGTAATTTATTGTTGAAGAACTGGATGCTTTAAACGTATACTTTGCTTTACGGGTCGTTTGACCCagccgttaaaacgttttaaaattaaaatttaatgatacGGCTGTAAAGGGAATTAATTtcctttttattttctcaGCCGCTTCTGAATTATTAAAGCTCTTCGCTGTTCTCACGATTGATATCGATACAAGTATTGGGCTTGTTTGGGAATAAACACTGAAGTGAAACCTGTAATATCCCATCTTCAATGTGCTTCCGATAACTGCTTTGCAATGAGCGCGAAAGATCGCGTAAAAACTCTTCGTCGGTCTCGCCGACGTAAACAAGGATTCTAGAATCAACAGAACGATCAACCTGATTCTTCAGAAGGGAATCGATTGTTTGCGAAAGATAGGATACTCCCTGCCTCTGCCAGatagaaaatacaacaaagattgaattgaaattgaaatcgtttgtattgattttgaaagcaaacaaattgcaaaaacacgGCAAATCGTGGTCGTATTGCGCAAACCGCTCGTAGGAGTGAGTGACACTTATTTTAACTGAATGATTGTTTCCAATTTCAATCACGGTCGGTTATAATTAGAACTGATGTACAAATTgtgtgaaatgaaaacatcttatgacataacaataacaatcacATTTGCATCATAAACATACCTTCACTGTGGGTATTCCTATTACGACGTCGGCGTTTTTCGGTATCCGACCCAACTCAAAGCCTGGGCTGGGTGCTTTTAGGTCCCCTGAGAGGGGAAATACCGGATCTAAGGGGTGAAAATAGACTTTTTCACCGGGTACAATTGGTTCATCTTTTACGTTTGTAACGAAGCTCTTTGATTCTAACGACTGCAaaaaagcacaacaaaaaaaattgttaaccgTAAACGGATGagacatatttgtttttaaagaaaacaaacgtttgtcaGGAGACCATACTCCATAGGAATAGTCAGTATGTTTTATGGCCACAGTAACACGATCctgtataaattttaaactctgtCTAAGTAACTTTTAGGATGAAGGTTTATATcgcaataaaactttgtttaatttgtctgTTTGGCGGTCGGTTGAGTCAGTGTCGAAAACTTGTATTATTATCAAGTCCAAACTGCAAATAGAAGCAacatcgtttttgtttttatgacgtaagaagAGACCATCGTCAATTGATGTACAGTGTACTCACATATAAAAAAGCGACCTAGCATTTCATATCGGTATATAGCACCGGAAAATGACGCTTGTTTACCTCGCAGAAAATAAAGCACTTACCAGAATAACTTAAATGAAGCGAtcatttcaccgtatgtaggtcacgcagcctgggGTTAAGGGCCTGTAGGCCCATCTGAAGCcttatctaaaacaatgcaaagtacaatttttcaatttgaatttgcttctaaacaagtccggtcacctcgctgagtttttgtatccgccgagatgtaggacaaaaggacttaatgcagtatttt
Proteins encoded in this window:
- the LOC143444948 gene encoding alpha-1,3-mannosyl-glycoprotein 4-beta-N-acetylglucosaminyltransferase A-like; protein product: MEYGLLTNSLESKSFVTNVKDEPIVPGEKVYFHPLDPVFPLSGDLKAPSPGFELGRIPKNADVVIGIPTVKRQGVSYLSQTIDSLLKNQVDRSVDSRILVYVGETDEEFLRDLSRSLQSSYRKHIEDGILQLISPPKSYYPPWEKVLQSSFNDALERVKWRSKQNLDQIFLMMYIYNLSPKYYLMMEDDVIASHGYIGAIMKEANRRSMENYFYISFCNLGAIGKLFRAETLPSYASFIHTFWNKKPLDWLQLDYVASAVCSYDENAQQCNKRRELKMPPHKPSLFQHIGSVSSLQGKTQNLKDNSFKSDAI